From Antechinus flavipes isolate AdamAnt ecotype Samford, QLD, Australia chromosome 1, AdamAnt_v2, whole genome shotgun sequence:
TATTGTAATCTTACCACTACACACATGTACAAAGGAATATAtgcattggattacttgctgtctaggggagggaaggagaaaaatttagaacacaaggttttgcaaaggtgaatattgaaaactatctttgcatgtattctgaaaataaaaagctatcaaatttttgaaacaaaatttatgcacacatgcatatatgagAATATGGATATACATATTCTTGGCTCTGAAGGCTTTGGGTGGAATTTCTCTGCTGTTAGTGGAAAAAACCTGACTCAGCTCATGGAAGTTCCTTCTCTtgccctccacctcttccccccccccaccttcctGCCTCTTCCCTCCACACCCTACACCCTAACAGATAAAGCTTTCTTCCTCAGTGCCCAGCCTAATCCCTCTCAAGCTCGTCTCCCATTTCAACTCCTTCAGTGGCCTGAGCCAGTAGCCTGGCACTGCCCCTGGCATGGGCTTAATTATCGAGCTGAATGCCTGAACAGGCTTCTCCTTATTCATTTTCACTTTCGACTGAGGTGTCTCATGGTCAAAAGACCATGGGGGAGATGGAGATGTTTGAAGCAGCTTCTCCCCTATCTTCTGCCACCTTCCTGCCCCAATACCCTCTCCCAGGTGATTCTCCCTTTACAGATCAAGTCCTCTAATTCCCTGATCCCGTTTGGGATTTTTAGCTCCCAGAGGCCAAGGGTATTtatggaaagggagggggaggctCAACCCAAGATGGGCCCCTAGGGAAAAGCATAGACTGGGGATGCCGGAGGCAAGTTGGGAGAGATTCTGGCCTCTTCCTGCCCACCCACCCGCCTCTGGTCATAGGTCTTTTCCTCTTGGAGGGGCAGCAGGaaatgaggaaagggaggggatgggACTTCAGCAGGAACACCAGGCATTAGGGACCAAGCACTAGAGAGGCAGGCGGCAGCTAGAGTCAGTGATCCTAGGCATCTGGAGGAGTGCAGGCGGACAGAAGGTCGATAACAGGCTTTGGCCTTCTGAATGATGtggaaaagcagaaagaaattgTTCCTGGGGTCCTGAGAACAGAGAAGGGATCCGGAGTAGGCTCAGGCAGAAGAGAACATCCATTTCTTTGTTCTGGCCCCGATTACCCAAGCCACAAGCATTAACGGAGAACCAGGTCCCCATACAGGTGAGCCCAGCCCATTATGTTGCTGGGGGTTGGGGTGTGCTTGACCATGGGTGGAGGGAGTGCTGAAAAGTGCAAGTGATTTCGGTGTGGTGGGGGAACCTGGCAGCCTGAACAACTAGGGTCCCCATTTCTGCCACAGGCGGATGGCTTGAGTCTCCCAGACTTGGGGAGGACACCACAGAGGGAATTGTATTTGACGGGGGAGAACCTATTTTGTGATCCTTTGTCCAGGGATACAGCAACATTTGGGCTTTGGACACCTTGAACAGAAAGGAAAGTCTCCCTGCCTATGGGTGAATAGttagaatgggggggggggggagtttctAGCAAGGGTAAGTGGGTGTGATTGACAAGAACTAGAAAGGGGAGCGGGGTTCTGGGGCCCTAGGGCTGGTGAAGCAGCTTTTTGAACAGTTAAGCCAGCCGGAGGTTGGGAGGACTGGAACTTCCTGCGGGATTTCTCTCAGGTTTCCTGCCTCATTTCAGGAGCTCAGCAAGGTCTATTGGCCTCTCCTTTGTTTGAAGCCTGGAGGCCCGTCCCCAAGCTGAAGGTTCAGCCATGTCAGTATCCCCCCACCCCAACAGTGGTCATGAGGGGAGGAACAGGTTCCTGAGAggaaatgggggagagggaggggtctgccctctggacctcagttttctcctttgagcAGGGAATTGGGGATAAGACCCTCTATCCCAGCagctcctctccctcttcccttgcTAATCCCACCCTCCCCCAGCTCCGAGACCAGGTGGCCACCAGCCTCCTCCCCCAGCCCAGTCAGGCATTCCCTGGACAGAGGCCTGTTGTCTTAGCAACGAAGGCTTTCAGTCAAAGCCCCAGCCCCCGGGGGGAGTCTGTGGGGCCCTCTGGGAGGAAGGGACCAAGCTGTTACCCAccctccctcctctccatccCAGTGCTTTAAGATGTGATGAGGGCCTGGGGGCATCTAGGCAAGGATCCCACCTGGCACGACCGGATGGGGCCTGGGGTTCAGGGATCAGCCAGGGCTTGAACTCCAGGGCCGCGTCCCGGGGAATTCGGGGGCTAGGGGAGGAGGGACCCGGACCAGCTGCTGGGACGGGGTTATTGTTGGTGGATCTGTAACCCTGGGGCCCCTAGGAGGCCAGGCCAGTGCCCAGGAGCTGAAAACTGCCCTCTTGTCAAGGAAAGGGGGAGATCAGCCACAGGGCGTTGTTttaggggaggagaagagagatcaCCGAAGGTCCAGGATGGACCGGCTTATCGCCTCTATCTGCGCTCCCACCCCCGCCCTCGCCTCTACTCGCACCCTTTCCGTGGTTAGTTTCTGCCTGTCTCTTTAAAGCGATAGAAGCGCCTCGGCAGGAGCCGGGCCATACCATTTGCTTCACGGAGGAGGGGGAGACGGAGTTAAGACTCCCCACTCCGCGGAAGGGCGGCGGGGGGACGCCTTGCCCCACGAAGCATTTTCACGTTCCCAAGTAAGAAGAAGTGCCTTTCCTTCCAGGAAACCGGGGAGTTTCCTCGACAGTGGTCTTTTTCCAACTTGGCAGCCCGAAAAATCCTTCCCCACCTGGCTCCCTGCAGACTGCCCTGGTCCCGCCCTCCCTCTGATCTTTTAAAGGGGCCGCGCCGGGCCGAGGGGGTGGGGCCGTgggaggaaaagttggaacgtTTGCGAACAACCGAGTGCGGGCTCGGGGCTCCGGGGCTTGAGGCTTTGGGTGCCGGTGACCATGGGGGTGGCTCGGGCCCTCGGTGCGAGGTGAGTGAGTGCCGGCGGCTCTTCGCCCCCAGATTCTCCCGGGGGATCTGCGCCCCTAGCCTCGGCACCGGTGCCGGCCGCCCCTCGCGCCCGCCGCGGGAGCCTGGCCCGCTCCGGGTTCCCAGCCGGGGCCAGGCGGGCGCGGGACCCACGTGCGGCTGGGGGCGGGGGACTGGGGACCAAGCCGCCAACAAAGGGGGCTTGTTCTGCCGCGAGGGGCCCCGGGCGGGGAAGCGGGGAGCCGGAGCACACGGGCCGGAGAGGGGAGCTGGGGCGGCCGGAGCCGTGGCCTTGGCCGCGGCGGAGTCAGCATTCCGGGAGCGCTGGCTGGAAGGgagccctgccctgccctgccctgccctgccccagCCCAGCCGGCAGCCGCTCCCCACCGTGGGAGGTCCAGATCGCTCCGGCCGGGACTCTCTCCTGGCCGGTCTCGGAGCTGCCTTTGTTCTTCCCTGGAGTAGCTGAGGCTGAGCGGTCTGCGAAGGAAGAGTTGGTAGATTGGGGTTGCAGGGGACCCGAGGCCCATCCAATCTCTCCATCTTACACGGACGGAAAGTGAATCGAGGTGCCCTAACCAGAGAGTTGAGGAACTTCCTAATAGATAAAATTAGAATGGGCTTTAAAAGTCCCGCATAACTAAGTCGGGGTGGGAAGGAGTGGAAACTGCCTTGGGAAACTCCAGAGCGTCCCCGGAGACCACTAATGCCCTCCTCTCCCACTTCCTAGCAGGTCCTGAGCCAGCCCTGCAGCTTGCGACAAGAGCCCCCCATGATGTGGGCAGCGGCCCCGACGGCCCTGGCCCTGACCCTCCTGGTGTCGCTGGTCTCGGCGGGGCCCAGAATCGAAGAGCCAAAGCCTACCGCCCCACCCATCTTTACCCGGCGCCCCTTCCTGGTGGCGTGGAACGCCCCAACCCAGGACTGCGCGCCAAGGTTCAAGGTAGAGCTCGACTTATCCGTCTTTGATATTCGAGCGTCACCTAACGAAGGCTTCGTGAAGCAGAATCTCACCATTTTCTATCGAAATCGCCTGGGCTACTACCCTTACTATGACTCGCACCTGCGACCGGTCCATGGGGGCGTGCCTCAGAATAGTAGCCTGATCGACCACCTGGAGCACTTGCCCGAAGGGGTTCGGCACTATATCCGGTCACCCGACCGAGAGGGTCTGGCCGTCATTGACTGGGAGGACTGGCGCCCAGTCTGGATCAGGAACTGGCAGAGCAAGGATGTGTACCGCCAGGTCTCCCGCCAACTCGTCAGTTCCCGACACCCCACCTGGACCCCGGAGCAGGTGGCCAAGCAAGCTCAGTACGAGTTTGAGTTCGCTGCCCGGCAGTTCATGCTGGAGACGCTGCGATGGGCGAAGGAAACGCGCCCCCGCCAGCTCTGGGGCTTCTACCTCTTCCCTGACTGTTACAACCACGACTACGTGCAGAATTGGTCCAGCTACACAGGCCGCTGCCCAGATGTTGAGGTCTCCAGAAATGACCAGCTGGCCTGGCTCTGGGCAGAGAGCACTGCCCTCTACCCTTCCATTTACCTGGACCCCATGCTAAAGTCCTCCTCCAATGGTCGCAAGTTTGTGCGCTATCGCGTGGGGGAAGCCCTGAGGGTGGCCCGGGAGCACCACGCCGACTACTCCCTCCCAGTCTTCGTCTATATGCGCCCCACCTACACCCAGAACTTCACGGTGCTCAGCGAGGTAACCGGCTGCCAGAGCTAGGGGGCAG
This genomic window contains:
- the HYAL2 gene encoding hyaluronidase-2; amino-acid sequence: MMWAAAPTALALTLLVSLVSAGPRIEEPKPTAPPIFTRRPFLVAWNAPTQDCAPRFKVELDLSVFDIRASPNEGFVKQNLTIFYRNRLGYYPYYDSHLRPVHGGVPQNSSLIDHLEHLPEGVRHYIRSPDREGLAVIDWEDWRPVWIRNWQSKDVYRQVSRQLVSSRHPTWTPEQVAKQAQYEFEFAARQFMLETLRWAKETRPRQLWGFYLFPDCYNHDYVQNWSSYTGRCPDVEVSRNDQLAWLWAESTALYPSIYLDPMLKSSSNGRKFVRYRVGEALRVAREHHADYSLPVFVYMRPTYTQNFTVLSEMDLVSTIGESAALGAAGVIIWGDADYTKGPETCQKIKEYLESRLAPYVVNVSEAAFRCSEDLCHGHGRCQRRVSNSNAFLHLNPRSFRLRPAQSPKEPLFRAEGEFSQADLAQLQDNFHCQCYQGWHGESCQHSRKAPNRGSARGPSGLVALLALGHLVLLRLP